A DNA window from Anastrepha ludens isolate Willacy chromosome 6, idAnaLude1.1, whole genome shotgun sequence contains the following coding sequences:
- the LOC128866478 gene encoding uncharacterized protein LOC128866478 yields MILISTLIGNWEKLTISGHANLVVLMFLFMVCAFEVVLLKLTTTGSSTVNVFGRSDADDDDSSEYEEDIYYEDLRNNYEHWARRQMRYRHRIQRQEQEMLHQFYAQQQQRRQEANIC; encoded by the coding sequence ATGATACTCATCTCTACGCTAATCGGCAACTGGGAAAAACTAACAATCAGCGGTCATGCCAATCTGGTGGTGCTGATGTTTCTCTTCATGGTTTGCGCCTTTGAAGTGGTCCTGCTGAAGTTGACCACTACCGGCTCCAGCACAGTCAACGTATTTGGGCGCAGCGATGCGGATGATGATGATTCGAGTGAGTACGAGGAGGATATTTACTATGAAGACTTGCGCAACAATTATGAACACTGGGCTCGAAGGCAAATGCGTTATCGGCATCGAATACAGCGGCAGGAACAGGAAATGCTACATCAATTTTatgcacaacaacagcaacgacgACAAGAAGCAAATATTTGCTAG